The genomic interval TCCCACCGGTCCCGGTGGTCCGCCGCCCTCGACGCCCGGTCCCGCGCCGCGCGCGGCCACGGTGCGGCCGGCGCCGGGCGAGTTCATGTCGATCGCCGAGCTGAAGGACGTCCACTTCGACTTCGACAAGTACGACATCGGTGCCGACGACGCGAAGGTCCTCGACGCGAACGCCTCGTGGCTGAAGTCCAACGCGAACCATCTGGTCCTGATCGAGGGCCACTGCGACGAGCGCGGCACCAACGAGTACAACCTGGCGCTCGGCGAGCGGCGCGCGAAGTCCGCGATGAACTACCTCGTCTCGCAGGGTGTGCAGGCGAGCCGCATCACGATCATCAGCTACGGCGAGGAGCGTCCGCTGTGCACCGAGCACAACGAAGCGTGCTGGGCCAAGAACCGGCGCGCCCACTTCCTCGTCAAGCCGCGCTGAGCCCCGCCGCGCATTCCGCGAGGAGGAGGACCGCGGTCCTCCTCCTCGTTTTCGTTCTGGCGGCGGGTGGCTGTGCGAGCGCGGCCGAGGTCACCGGCGTCGCGCCGCAACAGGACCTCCAGGAGCTCCGCACCGACCTCTTCGAGACCCGCGAGACCGCGCGGCGCGCGAA from Candidatus Methylomirabilota bacterium carries:
- the pal gene encoding peptidoglycan-associated lipoprotein Pal translates to MVTRRLNLTMMSLVLVAVIFVGCAKRPATTSASAPPPASPPAAAGPGPSGPAGPTGPGGPPPSTPGPAPRAATVRPAPGEFMSIAELKDVHFDFDKYDIGADDAKVLDANASWLKSNANHLVLIEGHCDERGTNEYNLALGERRAKSAMNYLVSQGVQASRITIISYGEERPLCTEHNEACWAKNRRAHFLVKPR